TCGCTTCGCACTGGAACAGCGTCGGCGCAGCTTGCAAATACTGGCGCGACTTGGCGTGCCTAAGGGGCAGCTTAACCGGGCGCTGCTGGTTGAGGTGGTTGTGGTGGCGCTGGTGGGCGGCACACTGGGCCTGTGGCTGGGCGAGCTATTGGCCGGGGCGATGGCGTCGGGTTTCCAGGGCACGCTGCAGGGGCTGTTCAGCGTCGAATTCTATGCCCAGCGCTCTCCGGGCGCGGCAACCTGGCTCGGCATGGTCCTGATCCTGGCGTTGGTAGTTGCCTGGGCCGGCGCGGATCTGCTGATGACCGCGCGCACGGACGCGCAGTGGGAATGGCACGGCAACCCGACCTGGCGGTGGCCGCTGGCATTGGTGGTGTTGGCCGGCTCGGTGACCTGCTTGTTATTCACCGAAACCCTGTGGCTCATTTTTGCTGCCACCCTGGGTTGTCTGGTCGGGGCAGGGCTTTTGTTGCCGGATATGCTGGCGCGCATTCTTGGCTGGTTGGAACGTCGGTGCCGGCAGCCATGGATGGGGCGCCAGCGGCCACTGCTGGAGTGGTCTTGCGCGGAAATGCGCGCACTGTGCCATCTACTGCAATTACCCCTGATTGCGCTGGCGTTTGCGATTGCCACGGCGATCGCTGTGCAATCCATGGTGACGGGCTTTGAAACGACTTTTGACCGCTGGCTCGATCAGCGCCTGCAGGGCGACCTCTACCTTGACCCGGGCGAGTCGGTGGCGCCGGAAGGCTTCACGGGGCAATTATCTGCATTGCCCGGTGTCACCAGCGTATTACCGATGGTGCGCGGGCGCGGTGTGCTGGGCGCTTTACCGGTGGATGTGATGGCAGTTGATCCTGCCTCGCCACTGGTACAGGACTGGCCATTTTTACAGGCGGCACCCGCGCACTGGCGAGCAATGGAACAGAACGGCGTCATGGTGAATGAACAGCTGGCCCGACGCCGAGGGCTCACGCTCGGTGACACGGTGACTTTCCAGCTGGGCACCGTGCAGCAGACCCGCGAGATTGTGGGAATTTATGCAGACTATGGCCGGCCAGAGGGGGAAATCGTGTTAGCCCTGGCTGCCTTGCCCGCTTCCATACCGTCCCAATACACCACCTTTGTACTGGCCACCCGGACACCCACCGATACCGCCTGGCGCGACTGGCCAGAAAAATACATCTGGTTGGCCGGCAGCCGGGTGCGGGATCAGGCATGGCTCAAGCAGGCGGCCAACGACGCGTTTGATCGCACCTTCCGCATGACTCGGCTTCTGAATCTGCTCACCCTGACCCTTGCCGGGGTGGCACTGGCGTTGATGGGGCTGGTTATTTTCCGCCTGCGGCACGGAAGTTATACCCTGCTGCATGTCTACGGTGTCAGCCGCCCAAGCCTGCGCCGGCGGTTGATTGCGCACAGCATGCTGGTCACGGGGCTGCTGGCGGTACTGGCGATCCCGCTGGGCGTATTTCTCGGCTGGGTGCTGGTGGCAAAAGTGAACCCGGCGGCATTTGGCTGGGCTTTGTCCCTGCATCTTTACCCCGCTTATTGGCTGCAGGTGTGGGCCGCGTGTCTCGGCATCGGGGCGCTGGTGGGCGTGTTGGCGGGTAATCCGGTGCGGCTGGAGGGGTTGAAAAATGAGTAACCGCCTCACCGTGAGATTGGCGTTGTGTTTTGTCGCTCTAACGATCCTGTGTGCTTGTCAGGGGGAGAGAGAAGCCGACGTAGTTGCGGGCTTCTCGGCACTCAACCAGCCTCCGGCCGGGTTTGCACAGGCGGCCCGCGGGATGGCGGTGCAGCTGCCCGAAGATATGGGGCCGCACCCGCAGTACCGGCTGGAGTGGTGGTATCTCACCGCCAACCTGAAAACCGCCGATGGCCAGCGGTTTGGTGTGCAGTGGACCCTGTTTCGCAATGGGGTACGCCCGGGGCCGTTTCCCTCTGCAGGGCCCGGCTGGCATCGCGACGAGCTGTGGCTGGCTCACGCGGCGTTAAGTGGCCCCGGCACCCACCATTTTGAAGACCGCGCCGGACGTGGCGGCACCGGCCAGGCGGGGGTCACTCCTGTGCCGTTCAACGCGTGGATTGATCACTGGCAGCTCTCCGCCACCGGAGAAAATGCCTGGGAGCTGGATGTGAAAGGAGAAGACTTTCGCTATCGGCTGCAGCTTCGGCCACAGCAACCGCCGGTGCTCAATGGCGAGCAGGGCTTTAGTGCCAAATCGGCGGGGGGTGGTGGCTCCATGTACTTCAGTTACCCGCTGGCAATTACCGGTGGTGAAGTCGAATTTAACGGGGAAACGTTTGCCGTAACCGGGCAGGGCTGGTTCGACCGCGAGTGGAGTAGCCAGTATCTGAAAGCGGATCAGCAGGGATGGGACTGGATGGCCCTGCACCTCGACGATGGTCGCCACCTGATGCTGTTCCGCGTGCGCGGTGAAGAAGATTTCTATTCCGCCACGCTCGTGTCTGCACAAGGCAGTGCTCGCACCCTTACCGCGGACGAGTTCCAGCTGGTGCCCACCGGGTTTCGAAAAAGCCGGTTTGGCCGGGTCCCGGTTGTGTGGGACATTGAGGTTCCCTCGGCGGCGCTCAAATTGCAGGTGCAGTCGTGGCCCGGCGATTATTGGAATCCCGGCAGCTTGCGCTACTGGGAGGGGCCAGTGGAGGTGTCGGGCAGCCACGGGGGTGAGGGATACCTGGAAATGACCGGCTACGGGGGTTGAGCGGGCAGGGGCGGCAGCAGTGTTCGTATTCAGGGGCGGCAGCAGTGTTCGTATTACTGCCGCCGGGGTCTTATGTATCAGAAGCGTATCAAGATCGCATCAGAAGCGCAGGCGAACGCCGAGCGCACCGTCGATGCCGAAGCCTTCATTGCTCTCGTTGTCACTGAACGCGAAATGGGGCACGGCCTGGATATAGGCCTGCAGGCTGGGGGCGATGCCGAAGCTCAGTCCCAAAGGCAGGCGAACGCCAGCCCGGTCGTTGTCGGCATTATTGCCACCGTCTTCATAAAAACCGCCGGCGTCGATATAGGCGTGTACGGTGCGGAGGTCATTACTGAAGTTCTCGATGCGCATATCGACGGCCAGCGAATCGCTGTTGACGAATACGGATGTACCGCGGAATTGCGCGGTCACACCCAGGCCCAGATCGTAGGCCACGCCCAGCCCCACACCGTTGTTGGTTTTAGCGAGGGCCGGCATGCTGCATGCGGCGACCAGCAGGGCCAGGGCATACTTGTTCAGTTTTGTAGACAGTTTCATGGGTACATCTCAGTAAATCAGGACGGGGCGCGAGTATAGATAGGCTTGTCTGCGGTGCTTTGCGGTAGGTCACATTTGGGGAAAGTGTCAAAGGACGCGGGTTGCGCGCCCTTGTTGTCGGAGTATGTCTGTCAACCGTTGCTATCTGGTGGTCGCCAGATAACAACGTTTCTCAGCAAACTTAGAAGATTGCCAGTTCAATCAGTGCGCTCACTGATTGGTATTTTCCAGGTGCCCCTTGCCGAGGAGGTCCAGGTAGAAGGCGTATTCCAGCGCGCGCTCCTTATTCCGACGGAAGCGGCCTGAGGCCCCCCCATGACCCGCTTCCATATTGGTGTAGAACAGCAGCTGGTTCTGATCGGTTTTTAGTTCGCGCAGTTTTGCCACCCACTTCATCGGTTCGAAGTACTGTACCTGCGAGTCGTGAAGCCCGGTCGTCACCAGAATGTTCGGGTAGTCCTGTGCTTTTACCTGGTCGTAGGGAGAGTAGGACAGCATATACTCATAGCTATCCTTGTTGTTGGGATTGCCCCATTCATCATACTCGTTCACGGTCAACGGAATAGATTCATCCAGCATGGTAGTCACCACATCCACGAAAGGTACTTTCGCAGTAATTCCGCGATACAGATCGGGTTCCATGTTTATCACCGCACCCATCAGCAGGCCACCCGCGCTGCCACCGGAAGCGAAGACCTTGTCAGGAGCGGCGTATTTCTGCTTAACCAACCCTTTGGTGACATCGATAAAGTCCGTAAAGGTGTTCTTTTTATTGAACATCTTCCCGTCTTCATACCAGCCCCGTCCCAGTTTCTGACTGCCACGAATATGCGCAATGGCGAACACGAAGCCCCTGTCCAAAAGTGAAAAGATACTGGGAATAAACACCGGGTCTATGGTGTTGCCATAAGACCCATAGCCGTATTGCAATAGTGGATGGGAGCCGTCCTTCTTGAACAGATCTTGACGGTAAACCAGCGACACGGGGATTTGCTTACCGTCCCGAGCCGTTACACGAATACCCTCGGCCTTGTAGCGGGTGCGGTCGAAATCGCCCAGGACTTTGTCTTGCTTCATCAATTTAAGATCGCCAGAACGCAGGTCGGCATCATAAATGGTGTTAGGCGTGGTAAGGCTAGAGTAGGAAATCCGGACGGTACTCGACGAGACGCCTGGATTGTTGCTCAGAGAGAGCTGGTAGACCGGGTCGTTGAATCCAACCTCGAAATCATCTTCGTTTGTCAATCCGATAATCCGCAGCGCGGACTGGCCGTTGGCTCGCTCGACAACGGCCAGTCGACCATCAAATGTCACGAACTCCTCCAGCAATACGTCTTCGCGATGCGGGATGACTTCCTGCCACTGGGATTTATCGTTGACCGATTCAGCGGTGGCCTTCATCAGGCGGAAGTTCTCGGCCTGCCAGTTTGTCCGGATGAAATATTCTTCGTCGAGCTTTTGCGCAAAGTACTC
This Microbulbifer sp. Q7 DNA region includes the following protein-coding sequences:
- a CDS encoding ABC transporter permease produces the protein MGLAGVFLSHYRRHPGQLVSLLLILVCAAMLWSGVRALTGSAADAVNESRAALEPLLSVVREDGEPLTVEDFVRLRRLGICVSPRLEVRVAAENAPVVVGIDPFSAGCLRQYRERDGNAAGASQAVGRLIEEFDRPTLLGNATDLARWEQHTVTTSAPYLLREASGLPRGELLTDISVAAELAPVGRKSLAILTPAAELQDVGLPPEYRSDVQEYGVEPDPLVDAFLLSLNALGVLALLVAGLLVRAVYRFALEQRRRSLQILARLGVPKGQLNRALLVEVVVVALVGGTLGLWLGELLAGAMASGFQGTLQGLFSVEFYAQRSPGAATWLGMVLILALVVAWAGADLLMTARTDAQWEWHGNPTWRWPLALVVLAGSVTCLLFTETLWLIFAATLGCLVGAGLLLPDMLARILGWLERRCRQPWMGRQRPLLEWSCAEMRALCHLLQLPLIALAFAIATAIAVQSMVTGFETTFDRWLDQRLQGDLYLDPGESVAPEGFTGQLSALPGVTSVLPMVRGRGVLGALPVDVMAVDPASPLVQDWPFLQAAPAHWRAMEQNGVMVNEQLARRRGLTLGDTVTFQLGTVQQTREIVGIYADYGRPEGEIVLALAALPASIPSQYTTFVLATRTPTDTAWRDWPEKYIWLAGSRVRDQAWLKQAANDAFDRTFRMTRLLNLLTLTLAGVALALMGLVIFRLRHGSYTLLHVYGVSRPSLRRRLIAHSMLVTGLLAVLAIPLGVFLGWVLVAKVNPAAFGWALSLHLYPAYWLQVWAACLGIGALVGVLAGNPVRLEGLKNE
- a CDS encoding lipocalin-like domain-containing protein — encoded protein: MSNRLTVRLALCFVALTILCACQGEREADVVAGFSALNQPPAGFAQAARGMAVQLPEDMGPHPQYRLEWWYLTANLKTADGQRFGVQWTLFRNGVRPGPFPSAGPGWHRDELWLAHAALSGPGTHHFEDRAGRGGTGQAGVTPVPFNAWIDHWQLSATGENAWELDVKGEDFRYRLQLRPQQPPVLNGEQGFSAKSAGGGGSMYFSYPLAITGGEVEFNGETFAVTGQGWFDREWSSQYLKADQQGWDWMALHLDDGRHLMLFRVRGEEDFYSATLVSAQGSARTLTADEFQLVPTGFRKSRFGRVPVVWDIEVPSAALKLQVQSWPGDYWNPGSLRYWEGPVEVSGSHGGEGYLEMTGYGG
- a CDS encoding S9 family peptidase, whose protein sequence is MKPHIAFLAFTIFVTGCGKPADEDKPTSPDSSSLAPKVAPPVAKKVPHKMVIHGHERIDPYYWMRDDSRSDPEILGHLEAENHYVDQIMAHTETLQDGLYQEMVGRLEKDKSSVPAKVRGYWYYTRYESDGEYPIHARKKGNLEAAEEILLDVNTLAVDHAFYNVARTAVSPDNTLLAYPEDTVGRRIYSIRFKDLSTGELLQDTLENAEDTVVWANDNQTVFYINKDPQTLLGYQVMRHKLGTPQSEDQVVYEEKDSSFFTFISKSRDDSMIYIHHYSTLVKGVSVLDADTPNGEFLPLHALEPKHEYFAQKLDEEYFIRTNWQAENFRLMKATAESVNDKSQWQEVIPHREDVLLEEFVTFDGRLAVVERANGQSALRIIGLTNEDDFEVGFNDPVYQLSLSNNPGVSSSTVRISYSSLTTPNTIYDADLRSGDLKLMKQDKVLGDFDRTRYKAEGIRVTARDGKQIPVSLVYRQDLFKKDGSHPLLQYGYGSYGNTIDPVFIPSIFSLLDRGFVFAIAHIRGSQKLGRGWYEDGKMFNKKNTFTDFIDVTKGLVKQKYAAPDKVFASGGSAGGLLMGAVINMEPDLYRGITAKVPFVDVVTTMLDESIPLTVNEYDEWGNPNNKDSYEYMLSYSPYDQVKAQDYPNILVTTGLHDSQVQYFEPMKWVAKLRELKTDQNQLLFYTNMEAGHGGASGRFRRNKERALEYAFYLDLLGKGHLENTNQ